One Methylobacterium oryzae DNA window includes the following coding sequences:
- a CDS encoding helix-turn-helix domain-containing protein has product MTVSIPRGEATGPEPVDRAVGQRLRGLRRARGLSLEAVASSTGLSIGFISQVERGLSSPSLRVLALLADTLQIGIGGLFEAGPDAPDPDPIVVFRKDRPELQLWRAGITKQLLTPPGGTQGMSLFHMVLKPGASTGDEPFSHDGEEAGLVLAGRLTLIVEARTLQLAEGDSFRFESRRPHRFSNPDPRSQTTVLWVNVLGSPATT; this is encoded by the coding sequence GTGACGGTGAGCATCCCCCGAGGCGAGGCAACGGGTCCGGAACCGGTCGACCGGGCTGTGGGTCAGCGCCTGCGCGGCCTGCGTCGCGCGCGCGGACTCTCGCTGGAGGCGGTGGCGTCCAGCACGGGCCTGTCGATCGGCTTCATCAGCCAGGTCGAGCGGGGCCTGTCGTCGCCGTCCCTGCGGGTCCTGGCGCTGCTCGCCGACACGCTGCAGATCGGGATCGGCGGCCTGTTCGAAGCGGGGCCGGACGCGCCCGACCCGGATCCCATCGTCGTGTTCCGGAAGGACCGGCCGGAACTTCAGCTCTGGCGGGCCGGCATCACCAAGCAGCTCCTGACCCCGCCAGGGGGCACGCAGGGGATGAGCCTGTTCCACATGGTGCTGAAGCCCGGCGCGAGCACCGGCGACGAGCCGTTCAGCCACGACGGCGAGGAAGCCGGCCTCGTCCTCGCGGGGCGCCTCACCCTGATCGTCGAGGCGCGGACGCTCCAGCTCGCGGAGGGCGACAGCTTCCGCTTCGAGAGCCGGCGGCCGCACCGCTTCAGCAATCCCGACCCGCGCAGCCAGACCACCGTCCTGTGGGTCAACGTCCTCGGATCACCGGCGACGACGTGA
- a CDS encoding ABC transporter substrate-binding protein, giving the protein MRRRLAKLCLSSALLLGVLGAPVGAQALKVGSTPTGLPFTFLDTKTNSIQGVMVDLVNAVSKEAGFTVAVEPLQFSTLIPALTASKIDIIAAAMFITPQRKEVVSFSAPVYSYGEGLIVPKTDTKDYTSFADLKGETVGAQVGTAFVEPLKRSGLFNEVKIYDAIPDIIRDVNSGRLKAGFADAPILAYYVKQGLFPGVRLVETFKPTVVASVGLSVRKTDTELLAKIDKALAKLKADGTLQAILTKWGLPPSADRS; this is encoded by the coding sequence ATGAGAAGACGGTTGGCCAAGCTGTGTCTGTCGTCGGCGCTGCTCCTCGGCGTCCTCGGCGCTCCCGTCGGCGCGCAGGCCCTGAAGGTGGGATCGACGCCCACCGGCCTGCCCTTCACCTTCCTCGATACCAAGACGAATAGCATTCAAGGCGTGATGGTCGACCTCGTCAACGCGGTCAGCAAGGAGGCGGGTTTCACGGTCGCGGTCGAGCCGCTGCAATTCTCGACGCTGATCCCGGCGCTCACCGCCTCGAAGATCGATATCATCGCGGCGGCGATGTTCATCACGCCGCAGCGCAAGGAGGTCGTGTCGTTCTCGGCGCCCGTCTACAGCTACGGCGAGGGGCTGATCGTCCCGAAGACCGACACGAAGGACTACACGTCCTTCGCCGACCTGAAGGGCGAGACGGTGGGCGCCCAGGTCGGCACCGCCTTCGTCGAGCCGCTGAAGAGGTCGGGCCTCTTCAACGAGGTGAAGATCTACGACGCGATCCCCGACATCATCCGGGACGTCAATTCCGGGCGGCTGAAGGCCGGCTTCGCCGACGCGCCGATCCTCGCCTACTACGTCAAGCAGGGCCTGTTTCCCGGCGTCCGCCTCGTCGAGACCTTCAAGCCGACCGTCGTCGCCTCGGTCGGCCTCAGCGTCCGCAAGACCGACACCGAGCTCCTCGCCAAGATCGACAAGGCGCTCGCCAAGCTGAAGGCCGACGGGACGCTCCAGGCGATCCTGACCAAGTGGGGTCTGCCGCCGTCGGCCGACCGGTCCTGA
- a CDS encoding amino acid ABC transporter permease, whose amino-acid sequence MREFLADAQDYLPILLQGVQLTILITIASLVVSTLLGLVWAVMRVSGIAILSGFSAVMINILRGIPIIVQLFYIYFVMPDFGLSLTAVQAAIIGLGIAYSAYQAENFRAGIEAVDRGQVEAALSIGMGWGMTMRRVILPQAIRIALPPYGNIMIMMLKDSSQASTITVAELALQGKLIASSTFKNTSVYTLVALMYLALSLPLILLVRHFEAKGRHR is encoded by the coding sequence ATGCGCGAGTTCCTCGCCGACGCGCAGGACTACCTGCCGATCCTGCTGCAGGGCGTGCAGCTCACGATCCTGATCACGATCGCGTCCCTGGTGGTCTCGACGCTGCTCGGGCTGGTCTGGGCGGTGATGCGGGTCTCCGGCATCGCGATCCTGTCGGGCTTCAGCGCGGTGATGATCAACATCCTGCGCGGCATCCCGATCATCGTGCAGCTGTTCTACATCTACTTCGTGATGCCCGATTTCGGCCTGTCGCTCACCGCCGTCCAGGCGGCGATCATCGGGCTCGGCATCGCCTACTCGGCCTATCAGGCCGAGAACTTCCGCGCCGGCATCGAGGCGGTGGATCGCGGCCAGGTCGAGGCGGCGCTGTCGATCGGCATGGGCTGGGGCATGACCATGCGGCGGGTGATCCTGCCGCAGGCGATCCGGATCGCGCTGCCGCCCTACGGCAACATCATGATCATGATGCTCAAGGACTCGTCGCAGGCCTCGACCATCACGGTCGCCGAGCTGGCGCTCCAGGGAAAGCTGATCGCCTCGTCGACCTTCAAGAACACCAGCGTCTACACGCTGGTGGCGCTGATGTACCTCGCGCTGAGCCTGCCGCTGATCCTGCTGGTCCGCCACTTCGAGGCGAAGGGACGGCATCGATGA